A genomic stretch from Prionailurus bengalensis isolate Pbe53 chromosome E2, Fcat_Pben_1.1_paternal_pri, whole genome shotgun sequence includes:
- the DNAAF3 gene encoding dynein axonemal assembly factor 3 isoform X2, with product MLIFSLALEEPEKMGLQERSETFLEVWGNALLRPQVAAFVRAQADRLARLVPEPHRLAEQLPWLSLSALKFRERDALEAVFRFWAGGEKGPEVFPMSRLWDSRLRHYLGSRYDARRGVSDWDLHMKLHDRGARVIHTREFRRWRDTGVAFELRDSSAYHVPNRTLASGRLLSHHGERVAARGYWGDIATGPFVAFGIEADDESLLRTSNGQPVKTASEITQHNVTELFREVAGWGRPTANHGTPEQVHGEGPGSPERAAPSPEFTVHFLPLGSAQTLHHKSCYEGRFQLLYVACGMVHLLSPDLGACVAPGGHLIVELARYLVDLRQEQLQGFSARVGELAQAAGFTPQNQDRPSETFARFCKSGDSACLRSHAAVQSTTPPPGALVPPSVQSATPPPDALVPPLEARNPPPEGLTQPSEGKTPPSERLKLPSESRASLSEVQAPPTGSQTPKPESLPRLPDTQPPISDL from the exons ATGCTGATCTTCAGCCTAGCCTTGGAGGAACCTGAGAAGATGGGGCTGCAAG AGAGGAGCGAGACCTTCCTGGAGGTGTGGGGGAACGCGTTGCTGCGCCCCCAGGTGGCTGCCTTCGTGCGCGCGCAGGCCGACCGCCTGGCGCGCCTGGTCCCGGAGCCCCACCGCCTGGCGGAGCAGCTGCCCTGGCTCAGCCTGAGCGCCCTCAAG TTCCGCGAGCGCGACGCGCTGGAGGCTGTGTTCCGCTTCTGGGCCGGCGGGGAGAAGGGTCCTGAGGTCTTCCCCATGAGCCGCCTCTGGGACTCCAGGCTGCGTCACTACCTGGGCTCCCGTTACGACGCCCGGCGCGGTGTCAGCGACTGGGATTTGCACATGAAGCTGCACGACCGCGGG GCCCGAGTCATCCACACTCGTGAGTTCCGGCGTTGGAGGGACACAGGCGTCGCCTTTGAACTCAGAGACTCCAGCGCCTACCACGTGCCCAACCGGACCCTTGCGTCCGGCCGCCTCCTGAGCCAT CACGGGGAGCGTGTCGCAGCGCGCGGGTACTGGGGGGACATTGCCACGGGACCATTCGTGGCCTTTGGCATCGAAGCGGACGATGAGAGCCTCCTGCGGACCAGCAACGGACAGCCAGTCAAG accGCGAGTGAGATCACCCAGCACAACGTGACGGAGCTGTTCCGAGAGGTGGCCGGCTGGGGGCGCCCGACAGCCAACCACGGAACCCCTGAGCAGGTGCACGGCGAGGGCCCTGGAAGCCCGGAGCGCG CTGCCCCTTCCCCGGAATTCACCGTTCACTTCCTGCCTCTCGGCTCTGCCCAAACCCTTCACCACAAGAGCTGCTACGAGGGACGGTTCCAGCTTCTCTACGTGGCCTGTGG gATGGTGCATCTTCTCAGCCCCGACCTCGGGGCTTGCGTGGCTCCCGGAGGACACCTGATCGTGGAATTAGCCCG GTACCTGGTAGACCTGCGGCAAGAGCAGCTGCAGGGGTTTTCCGCCCGGGTCGGGGAGCTAGCTCAGGCGGCTGGATTCACCCCGCAGAACCAGGACAGGCCCTCTGAGACCTTCGCACGCTTCTGCAAGTCCGGGGACTCTGCTTGCCTCCGCAGCCACGCCGCTGTGCAATCCACGACTCCGCCCCCTGGCGCCCTGGTCCCGCCCTCTGTACAATCCGCGACTCCGCCCCCTGACGCCCTGGTCCCGCCCCTTGAGGCAAGGAACCCGCCCCCGGAGGGCCTGACCCAGCCTTCGGAAGGCAAGACCCCACCCTCTGAGCGCCTCAAACTACCCTCAGAGTCTCGGGCTTCACTCTCAGAGGTTCAGGCTCCGCCCACAGGGAGTCAGACCCCAAAACCAGAGAGTCTGCCCCGACTGCCAGATACCCAGCCCCCCATCTCTGACCTCTAG
- the DNAAF3 gene encoding dynein axonemal assembly factor 3 isoform X1 → MTTPAGSGTGFGSVSWWGLSPALDLQAESPPVDPDLREDTEHTTPELDVLLVGSVDGRHLLRTLARAALWPRRRLHFYVLENNLEAVARHMLIFSLALEEPEKMGLQERSETFLEVWGNALLRPQVAAFVRAQADRLARLVPEPHRLAEQLPWLSLSALKFRERDALEAVFRFWAGGEKGPEVFPMSRLWDSRLRHYLGSRYDARRGVSDWDLHMKLHDRGARVIHTREFRRWRDTGVAFELRDSSAYHVPNRTLASGRLLSHHGERVAARGYWGDIATGPFVAFGIEADDESLLRTSNGQPVKTASEITQHNVTELFREVAGWGRPTANHGTPEQVHGEGPGSPERAAPSPEFTVHFLPLGSAQTLHHKSCYEGRFQLLYVACGMVHLLSPDLGACVAPGGHLIVELARYLVDLRQEQLQGFSARVGELAQAAGFTPQNQDRPSETFARFCKSGDSACLRSHAAVQSTTPPPGALVPPSVQSATPPPDALVPPLEARNPPPEGLTQPSEGKTPPSERLKLPSESRASLSEVQAPPTGSQTPKPESLPRLPDTQPPISDL, encoded by the exons ATGACCACACCGGCAGGCTCTGGCACAGGCTTCGGCTCCGTGTCCTGGTGGGGCTTGTCCCCAGCGCTGGACCTGCAGGCTGAga GTCCTCCTGTGGACCCAGATTTGCGGGAGGATACAGAGCACACGACCCCCGAGCTAGATGTACTGCTGGTGGGATCCGTGGATGGGCGGCACCTGCTTCGGACTCTGGCCCGGGCAGCTCTCTGGCCTCGCAGGAGGTTACAT TTCTATGTGCTTGAGAATAATCTGGAAGCTGTAGCCCGACACATGCTGATCTTCAGCCTAGCCTTGGAGGAACCTGAGAAGATGGGGCTGCAAG AGAGGAGCGAGACCTTCCTGGAGGTGTGGGGGAACGCGTTGCTGCGCCCCCAGGTGGCTGCCTTCGTGCGCGCGCAGGCCGACCGCCTGGCGCGCCTGGTCCCGGAGCCCCACCGCCTGGCGGAGCAGCTGCCCTGGCTCAGCCTGAGCGCCCTCAAG TTCCGCGAGCGCGACGCGCTGGAGGCTGTGTTCCGCTTCTGGGCCGGCGGGGAGAAGGGTCCTGAGGTCTTCCCCATGAGCCGCCTCTGGGACTCCAGGCTGCGTCACTACCTGGGCTCCCGTTACGACGCCCGGCGCGGTGTCAGCGACTGGGATTTGCACATGAAGCTGCACGACCGCGGG GCCCGAGTCATCCACACTCGTGAGTTCCGGCGTTGGAGGGACACAGGCGTCGCCTTTGAACTCAGAGACTCCAGCGCCTACCACGTGCCCAACCGGACCCTTGCGTCCGGCCGCCTCCTGAGCCAT CACGGGGAGCGTGTCGCAGCGCGCGGGTACTGGGGGGACATTGCCACGGGACCATTCGTGGCCTTTGGCATCGAAGCGGACGATGAGAGCCTCCTGCGGACCAGCAACGGACAGCCAGTCAAG accGCGAGTGAGATCACCCAGCACAACGTGACGGAGCTGTTCCGAGAGGTGGCCGGCTGGGGGCGCCCGACAGCCAACCACGGAACCCCTGAGCAGGTGCACGGCGAGGGCCCTGGAAGCCCGGAGCGCG CTGCCCCTTCCCCGGAATTCACCGTTCACTTCCTGCCTCTCGGCTCTGCCCAAACCCTTCACCACAAGAGCTGCTACGAGGGACGGTTCCAGCTTCTCTACGTGGCCTGTGG gATGGTGCATCTTCTCAGCCCCGACCTCGGGGCTTGCGTGGCTCCCGGAGGACACCTGATCGTGGAATTAGCCCG GTACCTGGTAGACCTGCGGCAAGAGCAGCTGCAGGGGTTTTCCGCCCGGGTCGGGGAGCTAGCTCAGGCGGCTGGATTCACCCCGCAGAACCAGGACAGGCCCTCTGAGACCTTCGCACGCTTCTGCAAGTCCGGGGACTCTGCTTGCCTCCGCAGCCACGCCGCTGTGCAATCCACGACTCCGCCCCCTGGCGCCCTGGTCCCGCCCTCTGTACAATCCGCGACTCCGCCCCCTGACGCCCTGGTCCCGCCCCTTGAGGCAAGGAACCCGCCCCCGGAGGGCCTGACCCAGCCTTCGGAAGGCAAGACCCCACCCTCTGAGCGCCTCAAACTACCCTCAGAGTCTCGGGCTTCACTCTCAGAGGTTCAGGCTCCGCCCACAGGGAGTCAGACCCCAAAACCAGAGAGTCTGCCCCGACTGCCAGATACCCAGCCCCCCATCTCTGACCTCTAG